Sequence from the Streptomyces sp. NBC_00358 genome:
CAAGTGCCGCAGCGTCGGTCGTGCCCCTGCCCTTTTGAGGTAAGTGGCACAGGACCGCGCCCGCTCTCTGATGGGTCGTCAGAAATGATGTGAACGGGTGGCAGGACGGGACTCCGGAAGGGGGAAGGCCCTCGGTGTTCCGGCAGGTCACCGGTGTGTGCCCGGCGCGCCGCACACGAGAACCCGAAGGGCCGGGGGCCGGGGGTGTGAATGGGTGACCGGGGCCCGCTCGCCCGCCGTTCGAGGGCTCGGCCGAGCCGGTGGACCGGTCGGTGAACTCCGGTCGCGAGGCGCCCGTTCGAACACGTTTCCACCGTCACCGGCGGAGGGATGTGGATGTCGTGTGGAGACCGGCCGGCGGAGGAGGACTAGGACCCGCCCTCGGCGGACATGCTCCGGACAAGTCGTGGGCAGGCGAACCTGACGGCGCCTGCCCACGGCGACCGGAGGGCGTCCGGGGCCGGAGACCGCCCGGGTCCGGAGGGCTCCCCGGTCCGGGGAGCCCACGGGGTGCGCGGCCGACGGGGACGCGCGGCGTCCGGGACCGAAGTGCCCGGGGCGGTCAGCCCACGGAGACCGCCGACCAGGCCGCCGCCACGGCCTCGTGCTCGGTGCTGCCCGCTCCGTACAGGTCCTTGGCCGCGTTCAGCGTGGCGGTGCGCGCGCCCGCGTAGTTGGTCGACGAGGTCATGTAGACCGTCAGCGCGCGGTACCAGATCTTGCCGACCTTGTCGTGGCCGATGCCGTTGACCGTGGCGCCGTTGCAGGTGGGGGAGTCGTAGGCGACCCCGTTGACCGTCTTCGCGCCGCTGCCCTCGGAGAGAAGATAGGCGAAGTGGTTGGCGACGCCGGAGGAGTAGTGGACGTCGAGGTTGCCGACCGAACTGCTCCAGCAGTCGGCCGAGTTGCCGTCCTTGGAGGGCTTGTCCATGAAGCGGAGCGCGGGCCTGCCGAAACCGGGGCGGACGATCTTCTCGCCGATCAGGTAGTCACCCGGGTCCGAGGCGTTGTCCGCGTACCACTCCACCATGGTGCCGAAGATGTCGGACGTGGCCTCGTTCAGGCCGCCGGACTCGCCCGAGTACGTCAGCGCGGCCGTCTTCGAGGTCACGCCGTGCGACATCTCGTGCCCGGCGACGTCCAGTGCGACCAGCGGCCCGAACGTCGAGCCGTCACCGTCCCCGTACGTCATGCAGAAGCAACTGTCGTCCCAGAAGGCGTTGTTGTAGTTGGTGCCGTAGTGCACGCGGTTGTACGACCCCTTGCCGTCGCCCGCGATGCCGTTCCTGCCGTGGACGTTCTTGTAGTAGTCCCACGTCTCGTCGGTGCCGTACTGCGCGTCCACCGCGGCGGAGGAGCGGTCCGAAGTCGCCCCGGTGCCCCAGTGGTTGTCCGCGTCGGTGAAGAGTGTCGCGGGCGCCCGGCTGATGCAGATCCCGAAGATGCACAGGTCCGTCTTGTTCGCCGCGTCGCCGGTGTACGTGTTCCCGCGCGTCGGGTCCTTCAGCTGGTACGTCGATCCGGAGGCCGTCGTCTCCAGCGGAACGGTGCCGCTGTAGAGCGAGTCGCCGTCGCCCGCCGCCGTCTCGACGCTGTCCCACGCGTCGATCCGCGCGCCGCTGCGGGCGTCGGTCAGGACCGTGCGGGCGACCGGGTTGCCGAGCGGGTCCCGGGCCACCGCGTCGGTGCGCCAGGCGAGCCTCGGAGTGCCGTGCAGGGCGTCGACGACCAGCCGTGGCTTCGCCGTCACCTTCCTCAGCGTCTCACCGGGGTTGGCGGCGCGCAGCGCGTTCACCGCCAGACCGGCCGCCTTCGCTCCGGACAGCTCGGGGGTGACACTCGTCAGCGAAATGGCCTTCCTCGTCGCGCGGTTCGCGCCGCGGTAGGCACCGTCCGGGGCCAGATGAACCACGAAGTCACCGCCGAGAACCGGGAGTTCGCGGTACGTCCGGTCGTACCGCACATGCTGGGTGCCGTCCTTGTCGACGACGACGTCCCGGACGGAGGTGTGCTGCGCCGAGGTGAGGCCCAGGTCCGTGGCGTGGGCCACCAGCGCCGAGACCGCGTTCTCGATCGCGGTGTCCCGGGTCGGCCGGGCTTCGGCGTTCGCGGCGGGGGCGAGCGCGGCGGCCAGCAGGGTGGCCGTCGTCACGGCCGCTCCGGCGGTGGCGAGAGAGGAACCTCGGATGTGCCGTATTCGACTCATCGGTCTCCTTGGAAAGGTGCCTTGGGGAGGGCGCGTGGGGGAGAGGGGCATGCGTGGGGCAGGGGTGAGGGGGGGAGAGGTGCGTGGGGGGAGGCGCTGAGAGCTGACTCAGATTTAAAGGTGCATGACATGCCCTGTCCATAGGGCCTGTCGGGTGCGTGCGGGATGCGGCGAGAATCGTTTCCGTACCCTCACGAATGGAGGCGATCATGGAACTGCCGGCCTGCCTGACCGTCCTGACCACGACGGACGCGGCGGAGAAGGCGGGGGAGCTGGCCCGTGGCGCGGTGGCGGCGCGGGTCGCGGCCTGCGCGCAGATCTCGGGGCCGGTCACCTCCGTCTACCGCTGGGAGGGCGCCGTACGGACCGACTCCGAGTGGCAGATCCAGTTCAAGACGACCGTGGCGCGCTACCCCGCGCTGGAGGCGTATCTCCTGGACGCCCACGGCTACGACACACCCGAGATCATCGCGACCCCGGTCGTGGCGGGGAGCCCGGACTATCTGCGCTGGCTGGAGGAGGAGACGGCCCCTTGAGCCGCCCGAGCTCCTTCGGTGAAGCGGAACTGCCCTTCTTCGTCTACGGCACCCTGCGCCCCGGCGAGCACAACCACGACCTGTTCCTGCGCGGCCGGACCCGGTCCGAGGAGCCCGCACGGATGCGCGGGCTCTCGCTGTACGCGGGGCCCGGATACCCGTACGCCGTCGAGGAACCCGGCGGCGTGGTGAGCGGCGAACTCGTGACCGCGCTCTCCGGGGCGTACCGGGAACTCCTCGCGGCACTGGACGAGTTGGAGGAGTACACGCCGGGCGATCCGCGCAACCTGTACGAGCGGGTCGTGCGCGAGGCCGTGCGAGGGGACGGCCGCACGGCCGTACGGGCCTGGGTGTACGTTGCCGCCCCCGCGGTCGCCTCCCGCCTGCGCACCGACGGCAAGCCGGTCGAGAACGGTGACTGGCACGGCGACGGGGGAGACACCCCGGCGCGCCGGCCCGGCTGAGGCGCCCGGCAGGACGCGTCGCGCGAGGCCGCGCCGACGGCCGGGGACGGGCCCGCCGAGCGGGCCGGGATCCGGGTGGCAGGCGGCTCCGCACCTGGCGCCGCGGCGCGCGAGGGGGTTCCGGCGGGCGGGGGGGCCCGCCGTGCCGGGTGCACCCGTGCGGGTGGCGGCCCCGTGCGCCCCCGGCGGCGCGGGTGTTCCCGCATCTAGGGTCCGGCCATGACCGACCGTGACTTGACCAGGCGACGTGTCCTCGCGCTCAGCGG
This genomic interval carries:
- a CDS encoding M4 family metallopeptidase, with translation MSRIRHIRGSSLATAGAAVTTATLLAAALAPAANAEARPTRDTAIENAVSALVAHATDLGLTSAQHTSVRDVVVDKDGTQHVRYDRTYRELPVLGGDFVVHLAPDGAYRGANRATRKAISLTSVTPELSGAKAAGLAVNALRAANPGETLRKVTAKPRLVVDALHGTPRLAWRTDAVARDPLGNPVARTVLTDARSGARIDAWDSVETAAGDGDSLYSGTVPLETTASGSTYQLKDPTRGNTYTGDAANKTDLCIFGICISRAPATLFTDADNHWGTGATSDRSSAAVDAQYGTDETWDYYKNVHGRNGIAGDGKGSYNRVHYGTNYNNAFWDDSCFCMTYGDGDGSTFGPLVALDVAGHEMSHGVTSKTAALTYSGESGGLNEATSDIFGTMVEWYADNASDPGDYLIGEKIVRPGFGRPALRFMDKPSKDGNSADCWSSSVGNLDVHYSSGVANHFAYLLSEGSGAKTVNGVAYDSPTCNGATVNGIGHDKVGKIWYRALTVYMTSSTNYAGARTATLNAAKDLYGAGSTEHEAVAAAWSAVSVG
- the cutA gene encoding divalent-cation tolerance protein CutA gives rise to the protein MELPACLTVLTTTDAAEKAGELARGAVAARVAACAQISGPVTSVYRWEGAVRTDSEWQIQFKTTVARYPALEAYLLDAHGYDTPEIIATPVVAGSPDYLRWLEEETAP
- a CDS encoding gamma-glutamylcyclotransferase family protein, whose amino-acid sequence is MSRPSSFGEAELPFFVYGTLRPGEHNHDLFLRGRTRSEEPARMRGLSLYAGPGYPYAVEEPGGVVSGELVTALSGAYRELLAALDELEEYTPGDPRNLYERVVREAVRGDGRTAVRAWVYVAAPAVASRLRTDGKPVENGDWHGDGGDTPARRPG